TAAGCGGTCCGGGAGGCACCATATGGGGCGCAAATGCAGTAAATGGCGTTATTAATATTATTAATAAAAAAGCAACCGATACACAAGGATTGTATGCATCTGTTGGCATGGGCGATTTTTTAAAAAATGAAGCATCTATACGTTACGGCGGAAAAGCGGGAAAGATTTTTTATTACAAAGCATACCTGCAGCGCAATGATTATGGCGCTACCATGCGTTCAACCAATAATACTGTAAATAACGATGCATGGTTTTTAACGCAGGGCGGATTTAGATTGGATTGGACATCTTCTGCAAAAAACATTTTTATGTTGCAGGGCAATCTTTATGGAAGTGATGAACAAACAGCTCCTTCAAAATCTTCTTTCACCGGGCAAAATATAGAAGGGCAATGGGCGCATCAATTTTCGGATAGCTCACAACTGATCATACAGGCGTATTATGATCGTACCTGGCGACATGATATTCCAAGCACCATTAGTGATAAACTGGAAACATACGACCTGGATGTGCAACATAATTTCAATTTAAATAAAACAAACAGTTTGGTATGGGGATTAGGATATCGTTATATGCACAATGAAAGTGAGCACAGTACAACGTTCCTTGCCTTTTTACCTGAAATAAAAGACATGTATTTGTTCAGCAGTTTTGTGCAGGATGAAATTTCAGTGGCGCATGACGTTAAGGTAACAGTAGGTGCAAAATTGCAAAACAATAATTATACACAATGGGAAGTACAACCCAGCGCCCGTTTAGCATGGACTCCCAACGATCAAAATACAGTTTGGGCAGCATGTTCAAGAGCTATACGTGCGCCAAGCCGAATTGATAAAGATTATTACTTACCTGCTTACAGGGTAATGTCTCCCGATACTCCTAATGTTGCCGGAGGTCCTAATTTCAAATCAGAATCTGTAATTGCATATGAGTTAGGTTACCGGGTACAACCGTGTTCAAAATTGTCTTTATCGCTGGCAACTTTTTATAACCAGTATTATAACATATACAGTGTAGAGGCAATACCTAATACGCTTACATACCAGATACAGAATGGAACAGAAGCGGACTCAAGAGGTATTGAACTTTCAGGATTATATCAGCCGTTTACTATATGGAAATTACGTGGCGGCTATTCTTATTGCTTAGTAAACATGTGGATCAAACCCGGTCACGTATATAACAATTATGCTGATTTGGCAAATGATCCGCAACACATTATATCTTTGCAGTCAATGCTTGATTTACCGAAGAACTTCCGGTTTAACACCACTATTCGTTATTCCGGTAGTCGTCCGAAACCCGCTACTGCCAAATATTTCACGTATGATGTAAACATTTCGTGGACTTATAAAAATATTGAGTTGGCAGTGATAGGACAAAATTTATCACAGGCGGAACATGTTGAATACGGGGGACAATCACAAATTCCCCGGTCGGTTTACGGTAAACTTACATGCAGGCTTTAAAAAACATATCGTATAAAGTATTGTGCACATTGATTTTATTAATGTGCAGCGACTTCTATTCATTGGCCAAAACAGAGCAAAGCAGAGAGTTCCAGGTAAAAGCTGTGTTCCTGTTCAACTTTACCCAGTTTGTTGATTGGCCTCCTGCTTCCTTTACATCATCACACTCAAACATTGTCATCGGTATTTTAGGAACAGACCCTTTTGGATCTTACCTGGAACAAACAATAGAAGGTGAAAAAGCAAATGGACATCC
The Ferruginibacter albus DNA segment above includes these coding regions:
- a CDS encoding TonB-dependent receptor plug domain-containing protein: MTCRENQRSCQCHIFILAITVGLLCCNSITAQVADNSVKKLKDLSLEELMNIEVTTVSKKAEKLAEVASAIQVITQEDIRRSGVTNLPDALRLSPNLEVAQISAYAWIISARGFNAAFSNKLLVMIDGRVVYSPLFAGVFWDAQSVLLEDVDRIEIISGPGGTIWGANAVNGVINIINKKATDTQGLYASVGMGDFLKNEASIRYGGKAGKIFYYKAYLQRNDYGATMRSTNNTVNNDAWFLTQGGFRLDWTSSAKNIFMLQGNLYGSDEQTAPSKSSFTGQNIEGQWAHQFSDSSQLIIQAYYDRTWRHDIPSTISDKLETYDLDVQHNFNLNKTNSLVWGLGYRYMHNESEHSTTFLAFLPEIKDMYLFSSFVQDEISVAHDVKVTVGAKLQNNNYTQWEVQPSARLAWTPNDQNTVWAACSRAIRAPSRIDKDYYLPAYRVMSPDTPNVAGGPNFKSESVIAYELGYRVQPCSKLSLSLATFYNQYYNIYSVEAIPNTLTYQIQNGTEADSRGIELSGLYQPFTIWKLRGGYSYCLVNMWIKPGHVYNNYADLANDPQHIISLQSMLDLPKNFRFNTTIRYSGSRPKPATAKYFTYDVNISWTYKNIELAVIGQNLSQAEHVEYGGQSQIPRSVYGKLTCRL